The following proteins are co-located in the Streptomyces sp. DT2A-34 genome:
- a CDS encoding GntR family transcriptional regulator: MPKEARSSTGEQAKQHAFAQLRQAILHGEMAPAQRLVENELAEQFGVTRASIRAALIDLEAQGLVERIRNRGSRVRVVSVEEAVAITECRMVLEGLCAAKAAVAASDEQLSRLADLGTAMTKAVADGEPMTYSELNQELHAGIGEFSGQRTAVELLERLNAQLVRHRFQLALRPGRPQHSLNEHLAMIEAIRARDPQAAEAAVRAHLTSVIEALRD, from the coding sequence ATGCCGAAAGAAGCCCGTTCGAGCACCGGGGAGCAGGCCAAGCAGCACGCGTTCGCGCAGCTGCGGCAGGCGATCCTGCACGGCGAGATGGCACCGGCGCAGCGGCTGGTGGAGAACGAGCTCGCCGAGCAGTTCGGTGTGACGCGGGCCAGCATCCGCGCGGCACTCATCGATCTGGAGGCTCAGGGCCTGGTCGAGCGGATCCGCAACCGCGGTTCGCGGGTGCGGGTGGTGAGCGTCGAGGAAGCGGTCGCCATCACCGAGTGCCGCATGGTCCTGGAAGGACTGTGCGCGGCGAAGGCGGCCGTCGCGGCCAGCGACGAGCAGCTGAGTCGGCTGGCGGACCTGGGCACGGCGATGACCAAGGCCGTGGCCGACGGCGAGCCGATGACGTACTCCGAGCTCAACCAGGAACTGCACGCCGGGATCGGGGAGTTCTCCGGCCAGCGGACGGCCGTGGAACTGCTGGAGCGGCTCAACGCTCAACTGGTGCGCCACCGCTTCCAGTTGGCGCTGCGTCCGGGACGTCCGCAGCACTCCCTGAACGAGCATCTGGCGATGATCGAGGCGATCAGGGCCAGGGACCCCCAGGCGGCCGAGGCGGCCGTCCGCGCCCACCTCACCAGCGTGATCGAGGCGCTGCGCGACTGA
- a CDS encoding LacI family DNA-binding transcriptional regulator — protein sequence MRPPTIRDVADRAGVSKSLVSLVLRGSDQVRPEKRDAVLRAVRELGYRPNAAARSLSEQRTRTVGVLLNDLRNPWFVDMLDGLNSLLHDNGLHMLLADARLNRRTGQDPAGPFLDLRVDGLVVVGTLPDPAALEAVAARIPVVVAGAREPVPSGVDVVANDDEQGARLVAEHLIGLGHRRIAHIAGYGAVGELRRRSFEATMREHGLADQAVVEAGDMTEEGGYRTTVRLLSRPERPTAVFAVNDIAAIGALSAAEELGLRVPRDLSVVGYDNTSIARLRHVWLTTVDNTSHEVGRRAARCLLERFEGAAGQGRIQLAAPALEIRGSTAPPLTG from the coding sequence ATGAGACCGCCGACGATCCGCGACGTGGCCGACCGGGCCGGCGTCTCCAAGTCGCTGGTCTCGCTGGTGTTGCGCGGCTCCGACCAGGTACGGCCGGAGAAACGGGACGCCGTCCTGCGTGCCGTACGCGAACTCGGCTACCGCCCCAACGCCGCCGCGCGCAGTCTCAGCGAGCAGCGCACCCGCACGGTCGGCGTCCTCCTGAACGACCTGCGCAACCCGTGGTTCGTCGACATGCTCGACGGCCTCAACTCGCTCCTGCACGACAACGGCCTGCACATGCTGCTCGCCGACGCCCGCCTCAACCGCCGCACCGGCCAGGATCCCGCCGGCCCCTTCCTCGATCTGCGGGTCGACGGACTGGTCGTGGTCGGCACGCTCCCCGACCCCGCCGCGCTCGAAGCGGTGGCCGCGCGGATCCCGGTCGTGGTGGCCGGCGCGCGCGAGCCGGTGCCGTCCGGCGTCGACGTCGTGGCCAACGACGACGAGCAGGGTGCCCGCCTGGTCGCCGAGCACCTCATCGGTCTCGGGCACCGCCGTATCGCGCACATCGCGGGGTACGGCGCGGTGGGCGAGCTCCGCCGACGGAGCTTCGAGGCGACGATGCGCGAGCACGGCCTCGCGGACCAGGCGGTCGTCGAGGCCGGCGACATGACCGAGGAGGGCGGCTACCGCACCACCGTCCGCCTGCTCAGCCGGCCCGAGCGACCCACGGCCGTCTTCGCCGTCAACGACATCGCCGCCATCGGCGCGCTCTCCGCGGCCGAGGAACTGGGGCTGCGCGTCCCGCGCGACCTGTCCGTCGTCGGTTACGACAACACGAGCATCGCCCGCCTGCGCCACGTATGGCTCACCACGGTCGACAACACCAGCCACGAGGTCGGCCGCCGCGCGGCCCGCTGCCTCCTGGAGCGCTTCGAGGGCGCCGCGGGGCAGGGGCGCATCCAACTCGCCGCACCTGCCCTGGAGATCCGGGGCTCGACGGCGCCCCCGCTCACCGGCTGA
- a CDS encoding Gfo/Idh/MocA family protein, whose product MVDSLGVAVIGFGWMGRVHTQAYARVPHHYPRLALRPRLVTVAEDVPGRAEEAAAQFGFASTTRDWREVAADPRVRAVSITAPNFLHREIGVAMAEAGKHVWIEKPVGLTVADARAVADAVAKAAVQGAVGFNYRNAPAVEAARELIASGEIGTVTHVRVRLFSDYAAHPEGALTWRYEKERGGSGVLGDLASHGADLAGYLLGDIASLTADTAVFIPERARPTGATAGHTRATGGELGPVENEDYVNCLLRFASGARGVLEACRVSVGEQNNYGFEVHGTKGAVFWDFRRMNELGVSRGTTYQDQPVSTVYVGPGDGEFGAFQPGAANAMGYDDLKVIEAYRFLRSVAEGTPHGATLSDAVRSAAVLDAMVRSARSGAWVDVDA is encoded by the coding sequence ATGGTGGATTCGCTCGGTGTCGCCGTCATCGGGTTCGGCTGGATGGGCCGGGTGCACACCCAGGCGTACGCCCGCGTCCCGCACCACTATCCGCGGCTGGCCCTGCGTCCGCGGCTGGTGACGGTGGCCGAGGACGTGCCGGGCCGGGCCGAGGAGGCCGCCGCGCAGTTCGGGTTCGCCTCGACGACCCGTGACTGGCGCGAGGTGGCCGCCGACCCGCGCGTGCGGGCCGTGAGCATCACCGCCCCGAACTTTCTGCACCGCGAGATCGGCGTGGCGATGGCCGAGGCCGGCAAGCACGTCTGGATCGAGAAGCCGGTGGGCCTGACGGTCGCGGACGCCCGGGCGGTCGCCGACGCCGTCGCCAAGGCCGCAGTCCAGGGCGCGGTCGGCTTCAACTACCGCAACGCGCCCGCCGTCGAGGCCGCCCGCGAGCTCATCGCCTCCGGCGAGATCGGTACCGTCACGCACGTCCGGGTCCGCCTCTTCAGCGACTACGCGGCTCACCCCGAGGGTGCCCTGACCTGGCGCTACGAGAAGGAGCGCGGCGGCAGCGGCGTGCTGGGGGACCTCGCCTCGCACGGCGCGGACCTGGCCGGGTACCTGCTCGGTGACATCGCGTCGCTGACCGCCGACACAGCCGTGTTCATCCCGGAGCGGGCCCGCCCCACCGGCGCCACCGCCGGCCACACCCGCGCCACCGGCGGCGAACTCGGCCCGGTCGAGAACGAGGACTACGTCAACTGCCTGCTGCGCTTCGCCTCCGGTGCGCGCGGCGTCCTGGAGGCCTGCCGGGTCTCGGTCGGCGAGCAGAACAACTACGGCTTCGAGGTGCACGGCACCAAGGGCGCGGTCTTCTGGGACTTCCGCCGGATGAACGAGCTGGGCGTCAGCCGCGGCACGACCTACCAGGACCAGCCGGTCAGCACGGTGTACGTCGGCCCGGGCGACGGCGAGTTCGGCGCCTTCCAGCCGGGCGCGGCGAACGCCATGGGCTACGACGACCTGAAGGTCATCGAGGCGTACCGCTTCCTGCGCTCGGTCGCCGAGGGCACACCGCACGGGGCCACCCTGTCCGACGCCGTGCGCAGTGCCGCCGTACTGGACGCGATGGTGCGGTCGGCGCGGAGCGGCGCCTGGGTGGATGTGGACGCGTAG
- a CDS encoding TMEM175 family protein — protein MWKSNPDGGPERLVALADGVFAIAITLLVLDLYVPRGLDPQEFHEALRELLPDVGAYALSVAVLGSFWRDHRRIFRSVREIDGQVMALSLLGLGLAALLPFPTRLVAEYGKEAASVAIYAAAVAALGAAHLALVAVLAGRPWLRGDFTPAGGFRLYALDLAATVVVFLLTLPLTLVAGAGAAWWWLVLIPVKVALGRRARPRAGR, from the coding sequence ATGTGGAAATCGAACCCGGACGGCGGGCCCGAGCGGTTGGTGGCGCTCGCCGACGGCGTGTTCGCCATCGCCATCACCCTGCTCGTCCTGGATCTCTACGTGCCGCGGGGACTGGACCCCCAGGAGTTCCACGAGGCTCTGCGCGAACTGCTCCCCGACGTCGGCGCCTACGCGCTCAGCGTGGCGGTGCTGGGCAGCTTCTGGCGCGACCACCGAAGGATCTTCCGCTCCGTCCGGGAGATCGACGGACAGGTCATGGCGCTGTCCCTGCTCGGGCTGGGCCTCGCGGCCCTGCTGCCCTTCCCCACCAGGCTGGTCGCCGAGTACGGCAAGGAAGCCGCCTCGGTCGCGATCTACGCCGCGGCGGTCGCGGCCCTCGGCGCAGCCCACCTCGCCCTGGTCGCCGTCCTCGCCGGGCGCCCGTGGCTGCGTGGCGACTTCACGCCCGCGGGAGGCTTCCGGCTCTACGCCCTCGACCTCGCCGCGACGGTGGTCGTCTTCCTCCTCACCCTCCCGCTGACCCTGGTGGCCGGGGCCGGCGCCGCGTGGTGGTGGCTCGTCCTCATCCCGGTCAAGGTCGCCCTCGGCCGACGCGCCCGCCCCCGCGCCGGCCGCTGA
- a CDS encoding LacI family DNA-binding transcriptional regulator, with product MGHPFPIREIARQAGLSEATVDRVLNGRGGVRESTAREVQQAIADLDRQRTQVRLLGRTFMIDMVVQAPERFTTAVRAALEAELPSLHPAVVRSRFHFRETGPVPELSRTLDRIARRGSQGVILKAPDVPEVTAAVTRLVEAGIPVVTLVTDLPSTARLAYVGIDNRAAGATAAYLMGQWLGERPGNVLTSLSSGFFRNEEEREMGFRSAMRARHPDRTLVEIAEGQGLDATQYDLVRAALERDPEIRAVYSIGGGNIATLRAFEDLGRECAVFVAHDLDHDNTRLLREHRLSAVLHHDLRQDMREACHIVMRAHGALPPAGPTLPSAIQVVTPYNMPTPIR from the coding sequence ATGGGCCACCCCTTCCCGATCCGGGAGATCGCACGTCAGGCGGGCCTGAGCGAGGCCACCGTCGACCGGGTCCTGAACGGCCGGGGAGGGGTGCGCGAGAGCACCGCGCGCGAGGTCCAGCAGGCGATAGCCGACCTGGACCGGCAGCGCACCCAGGTCCGGCTGCTGGGCCGCACCTTCATGATCGACATGGTGGTGCAGGCGCCCGAGCGGTTCACCACCGCCGTACGCGCCGCCCTGGAGGCGGAGCTGCCGTCCCTGCACCCGGCCGTCGTGCGCTCACGCTTCCACTTCCGTGAGACGGGGCCGGTGCCGGAGCTGAGCCGGACGCTGGACCGCATCGCCCGGCGCGGCTCGCAGGGCGTGATCCTCAAGGCCCCGGACGTCCCCGAGGTCACCGCCGCCGTCACCCGGCTCGTGGAGGCGGGCATCCCGGTGGTGACCCTGGTGACCGACCTGCCCTCCACGGCCCGCCTCGCGTATGTCGGCATCGACAACCGGGCCGCCGGCGCCACCGCCGCGTACCTGATGGGGCAGTGGCTGGGGGAGCGGCCCGGCAATGTGCTGACCAGCCTCAGCAGCGGTTTCTTCCGCAACGAGGAGGAGCGCGAGATGGGCTTCCGCAGCGCCATGCGCGCCCGTCATCCCGACCGTACGCTGGTCGAGATCGCCGAGGGGCAGGGTCTGGACGCCACCCAGTACGACCTGGTCAGGGCCGCGCTGGAACGCGACCCGGAGATCCGCGCGGTCTACTCGATCGGCGGCGGCAACATCGCCACCCTGCGGGCGTTCGAGGACCTCGGCCGGGAGTGCGCGGTGTTCGTCGCGCACGACCTCGACCACGACAACACCCGCCTGCTGCGCGAACACCGCCTGTCCGCCGTGCTCCACCACGACCTGCGCCAGGACATGCGCGAGGCCTGCCACATCGTGATGCGGGCCCACGGCGCGCTGCCGCCCGCCGGGCCCACGCTGCCGTCGGCGATCCAGGTGGTGACGCCGTACAACATGCCCACGCCCATCCGGTGA
- a CDS encoding phytanoyl-CoA dioxygenase family protein, giving the protein MSFTSVHRRAWLSERDCDLDAFRALVERTTDLADYPYAASVERNVLRYDSERLRRAEDVREVQAELVRALTDGPGIVVFQGAFPDPGVVDRLTEVFEALIAEQRASGADAGDHFAKPGANDRVWNALEKAALYDAEAFADYYANDILALVSTAWLGPGYQVTSQVNVVNPGGAAQTVHRDYHLGFLSNAVAAAYPAHVHRLSPVLTLQGAVAHCDMPVESGPTMYLPYSQTYEPGYLAWRLPDFQAHFEAHHVQLPLAKGDAAFFNPALFHAAGTNRSAGIRRMANLLQVSSAFGRAMETVDREAVANAVYPVLLKRQSEGADEAWTANVIAASAEGYPFPTNLDSDPPVAGLAPPSQAEVVRRALREAWTPKALRDELRAGAERRQS; this is encoded by the coding sequence ATGTCCTTCACCTCCGTACACCGCCGTGCCTGGCTGTCCGAGCGGGACTGCGACCTCGACGCCTTCCGCGCTCTCGTCGAGCGGACGACCGACCTCGCCGACTACCCGTACGCCGCCTCCGTGGAGCGGAACGTCCTGCGCTACGACAGTGAGCGGCTGCGTCGGGCCGAGGACGTCCGGGAGGTCCAGGCGGAGCTGGTCCGCGCCCTCACCGACGGCCCCGGCATCGTGGTCTTCCAGGGCGCCTTCCCGGACCCCGGTGTCGTCGACCGGCTCACCGAGGTCTTCGAGGCCCTGATCGCCGAGCAGCGCGCGTCCGGCGCCGACGCGGGTGACCACTTCGCCAAGCCCGGCGCGAACGACCGGGTGTGGAACGCGCTGGAGAAGGCGGCGCTGTACGACGCCGAGGCGTTCGCCGACTACTACGCCAACGACATCCTGGCGCTGGTCTCCACCGCCTGGCTCGGCCCCGGCTACCAGGTGACCTCACAGGTCAACGTGGTCAACCCGGGCGGCGCGGCCCAGACCGTGCACCGCGACTACCACCTGGGGTTCCTGTCGAACGCCGTGGCGGCCGCGTACCCGGCCCACGTGCACCGCCTCTCCCCCGTGCTCACCCTCCAGGGCGCCGTCGCGCACTGCGACATGCCGGTCGAGTCCGGGCCGACGATGTACCTGCCGTACTCGCAGACATACGAGCCGGGCTACCTTGCGTGGCGACTCCCGGACTTCCAGGCCCACTTCGAGGCACACCATGTCCAGCTCCCGCTTGCCAAGGGCGACGCGGCCTTCTTCAATCCGGCGCTCTTCCACGCGGCCGGCACCAACCGGTCGGCGGGCATCCGGCGCATGGCGAACCTGCTCCAGGTGTCCTCCGCGTTCGGGCGGGCCATGGAGACGGTGGACCGCGAGGCCGTCGCCAACGCCGTGTACCCCGTGCTGCTCAAGCGGCAGAGCGAGGGCGCCGACGAGGCGTGGACGGCGAACGTGATCGCCGCGAGCGCCGAGGGCTACCCCTTCCCCACCAACCTCGACAGCGATCCGCCGGTGGCCGGGCTGGCCCCGCCCTCGCAGGCGGAGGTCGTACGGCGCGCGCTGCGCGAGGCATGGACCCCCAAGGCGCTGCGGGACGAGCTGCGGGCCGGCGCCGAGCGGCGCCAGAGCTGA
- a CDS encoding SDR family oxidoreductase: protein MRLLDDKVVLVNGGSQGVGAAIARAAVREGAVVAVTGRRAEPGEALVAELAAAGGKAMFVRADLADADQAKASVAAVVDAYGRIDCLVNSAGLTSRGTLLDTTPELFDQHIAINLKAPFFAMQAAVSDMVARKAPGTIVNIITSSAHGGQPFLAPYVAAKAGLIGLTRNAAHAHRWDRVRINGLNIGWTATEGEDATQKTFHGAADDWREQAAAKLPMGKLGQPDEIADFVVFLLSDRSGVVTGSVIDWDQNVLGGLD from the coding sequence ATGAGACTTCTAGACGACAAGGTCGTCCTCGTCAACGGCGGCAGTCAGGGGGTCGGCGCGGCGATCGCGCGGGCGGCCGTCCGCGAGGGGGCGGTCGTGGCCGTCACGGGGCGGCGCGCCGAGCCCGGTGAGGCGCTGGTGGCCGAACTGGCCGCCGCCGGGGGCAAGGCCATGTTCGTACGGGCCGACCTCGCGGACGCCGACCAGGCAAAGGCCTCCGTCGCCGCGGTCGTCGACGCGTACGGCCGGATCGACTGCCTGGTCAACTCGGCGGGGTTGACCTCCCGGGGCACGCTGCTCGACACCACGCCCGAGCTGTTCGACCAGCACATCGCGATCAACCTCAAGGCGCCGTTCTTCGCCATGCAGGCCGCCGTCTCGGACATGGTCGCGCGCAAGGCCCCCGGCACGATCGTCAACATCATCACGTCCTCGGCGCACGGCGGGCAGCCGTTCCTCGCGCCGTACGTCGCCGCGAAGGCCGGCCTGATCGGGCTGACCCGCAACGCCGCGCACGCGCACCGCTGGGACCGGGTCCGGATCAACGGCCTGAACATCGGGTGGACGGCGACCGAGGGCGAGGACGCGACGCAGAAGACCTTCCACGGAGCCGCGGACGACTGGCGCGAGCAGGCCGCCGCGAAGCTGCCGATGGGCAAGCTGGGCCAGCCGGACGAAATCGCCGACTTCGTGGTCTTCCTGCTGTCGGACCGGTCCGGGGTGGTCACCGGTTCGGTGATCGACTGGGACCAGAACGTACTTGGAGGACTCGACTAA